A region of the Chryseobacterium cucumeris genome:
AGAAATAAAATTCAGGGTGGAAAGCCGTGTACCACAATACTCTCTTTCTTTAGACTCCCGACTGATACATATAGAAACCGACAAGGAAATCATCATTAAAAAGGCTAAATTCCAGCTTCTTCTGGTGCAGCCCAACAGTTTGAGTTTCTATGAAACCATCCGTCAGAAGCTCCTTTGGGGCAGAGATAAAAGAAACTAGTAATTTCTTAAAAATGATTACCTTTACACGAAATTAAAACACCTAATAAATTTATAATAAAAAGTAAAACATGAGCAGAATTTTTCCGGCAGGAGTTGCCACAGGTCAGTTAGTTACTGATATCTTTCAGTATGCTAAAGAAAACAAATTTGCATTACCTGCAGTAAACGTAATTGGATCAAGCAACATAAACGCTACGATGGAAACTGCAGCGAAATTAAACGCTCCTGTAATTATTCAGTTTTCAAATGGTGGAGCTTCTTTCAATGCAGGGAAAGGATTAAGCAATGACGGACAGAAGTCTGCTATCTTAGGAGCTATCGCTGGAGCAAAACATATTCATACGCTTGCAGAAGCTTACGGAGCAACTGTAATTCTACACACAGACCACTGTGCAAAGAAATTACTTCCCTGGATCGACGGATTGATGGATGCTAACGAAGAATTCTTCAAGCAGACAGGAAAATCCCTTTACTCTTCTCACATGTTAGACCTTTCTGAAGAGCCTTTAGAAGAAAACCTTGAAATTTCTGCTAAATATTTCGAAAGAATGGCTAAGCTACAGATGACTCTTGAAGTAGAAATCGGGGTAACAGGAGGTGAAGAAGATGGTGTTGACAACTCAGATGTTGATAACTCTAAACTATATACTCAGCCTGAAGATGTAGCTTATACATATGAAAAATTAAAAGCTATTTCTGATAACTTCACAATCGCTGCTGCTTTTGGTAACGTACACGGAGTTTACAAGCCGGGTAACGTAGTTCTTACGCCGAAAATCCTTGACAATTCTCAGAAATATGTTCAGGAAAAATTCGGAACAGCTGCCAAGCCTATCAACTTCGTATTCCATGGAGGTTCAGGATCTACTTTAGAGGAGATCAGAGAGGCTATCGACTACGGAGTTATCAAAATGAACATTGATACTGACCTTCAGTTTGCATACACAGAAGGTATCAGAGATTATATGGTAAACAATATTGATTATTTAAGAGCTCAGATCGGAAACCCTGAAGGAGAAGAAAAACCTAACAAAAAATTCTATGACCCAAGAGTTTGGGTAAGAAAAGGTGAGGACACATTCTCTGCAAGATTGGTGAAAGCATTTGAAGATTTAAATAACGTAGATACTTTAAAATAAGAACTGTACATTTGTACCAATGTAAAAAGTATTCATAGAAATGCATTTACATTGGTACTTTTTACATTTATACATTAATACAAGCAAAAATGGCATTCGACTGGTTTAAAAGAAAAGCAAAAAACATTACCACTTCTACTGATGAGAAAAAAGACGTTCCCAAAGGCCTTTGGCATCAGACTCCATCCGGAAAAGTAGTGGAACATGATGAACTAAAGAGAAATAACTATGTTTCTCCTGAAGACGGATTTCATGTAAGAATAGGAAGTGCAGAATTTTTTGACATCCTTTTTGACGGTGGTAAATTTACCGAACTGGATGCCAATGTTGAAAGTATTGATATCTTAAACTTCAAAGATACAAAGCCTTATAAAGACCGTCTGAAAGAAGTAAAAGCTAAAACAAAGCTTACAGACTCTATCAGAAACGCTGTAGGAACCGTAAAAGGAACTGAAATGGTAGTTTCATGTATGGATTTTGCTTTCATCGGTGGATCTTTGGGTTCTGTAATGGGAGAAAAGATCAGAAGAGCAGTAGATTACTGTATTGCACACAAACTTCCGTATATGATTATCTGTCAGTCCGGAGGAGCAAGAATGCAGGAAGCGACTTACTCTTTGATGCAGCTGGCAAAAGTTCAGGCTAAATTAGCTCAGCTTTCTGAAGCTGGACTTTTATACATCGCTTACCTTTGCGACCCTACATTCGGAGGAATCACTGCTTCTTTCGCAATGACCGCTGATATTATTATGGCAGAACCGGGAGCACTGATTGGTTTCGCAGGACCAAGAGTAATCCGTGAAACGATTGGTAGAGATCTACCGGAAGGATTCCAGACATCAGAATTCTTACAGGAA
Encoded here:
- the fbaA gene encoding class II fructose-bisphosphate aldolase — translated: MSRIFPAGVATGQLVTDIFQYAKENKFALPAVNVIGSSNINATMETAAKLNAPVIIQFSNGGASFNAGKGLSNDGQKSAILGAIAGAKHIHTLAEAYGATVILHTDHCAKKLLPWIDGLMDANEEFFKQTGKSLYSSHMLDLSEEPLEENLEISAKYFERMAKLQMTLEVEIGVTGGEEDGVDNSDVDNSKLYTQPEDVAYTYEKLKAISDNFTIAAAFGNVHGVYKPGNVVLTPKILDNSQKYVQEKFGTAAKPINFVFHGGSGSTLEEIREAIDYGVIKMNIDTDLQFAYTEGIRDYMVNNIDYLRAQIGNPEGEEKPNKKFYDPRVWVRKGEDTFSARLVKAFEDLNNVDTLK
- the accD gene encoding acetyl-CoA carboxylase, carboxyltransferase subunit beta: MAFDWFKRKAKNITTSTDEKKDVPKGLWHQTPSGKVVEHDELKRNNYVSPEDGFHVRIGSAEFFDILFDGGKFTELDANVESIDILNFKDTKPYKDRLKEVKAKTKLTDSIRNAVGTVKGTEMVVSCMDFAFIGGSLGSVMGEKIRRAVDYCIAHKLPYMIICQSGGARMQEATYSLMQLAKVQAKLAQLSEAGLLYIAYLCDPTFGGITASFAMTADIIMAEPGALIGFAGPRVIRETIGRDLPEGFQTSEFLQEKGFVDFIVKRTEIQDTVAKTVNLLAVKA